Genomic window (Zymoseptoria tritici IPO323 chromosome 1, whole genome shotgun sequence):
GGTGAATAAGGTGTATGATCGATTGGCTGGACTTGACGCAACCATCGATGATCGCGAACGACCTTTCGGCTGGAAGCTGAAGGACGCGGATTTGATCGGATACCCTTTCATTGTAATCCTCGGCAAGTCGTGGAAAGAACGAGAAGCCGTCGAGCTACAGTGCAGGAGATTGGGAATCAAGGAAAAGGTTGCGATAGAGGAGATCAACGTGAGAATGGAAGAGCTGGCAGCTAAGCTTTGAGCGCGCGTTATGTATGACTATCAACGTTTGACCAAGTTTTATGAATTTGAGTGTCTTGACCATCTATCTTTGCTAGAGAATAATTCAAGTGAGCAACGACTGGGCCCAGCAAACAGCAGCCAGACACTCGACCATCGTTGAGTCGTCTTGTACCCGCACGTTTGGCAGTCATAATCAAGCCGCAGTGGCAAAGCTAAAGCTGCATCTTACCTCTGCCAGGGGCCCGAGCATGGATCAGGCATTCGTGTTTGCCTTTCATGCCAGCTGGGACAAATCCAGCTAGACCAAGGCGGGATCGATCTCGAGAGATTCATGGAGCTTTGTAGACCAAGTTTGAGGACGAGCACATCAAGCTTGGTAATTGTCCACACGATACCGCAATAGCGAGCGCGCACGGATTCCCTGTCTCAAAGAGGTCGTCCCGGAGACGTATCGCAGCCGCTATGGTCAAGTCAGCCTGCGTGTATTGAGCCAAGCACGAGGTATTGAGATCATCTTAGCATTCGTGAGCCATGCGGAAGCGCATAGCGGCGGCCAGGCAGTGGTCCAGTGCGATGGATAGTAGAGACACTCAAGAGTGATTTGCCGGGCTCACTTCTTGCCTTTCCGTTTCTTGAACATGATCGTAGGCGCAGAAGAACCAGCGTCGACTTCGGGCTTGATGCTACTGACGTCCGGAATCTCGCTGAGCGGCTTCGTTGTCTcaatctcctcttcttgcttgACGTCGCCGCCCTCCTcggtcttctccttcttggccTCGGGTTCTTTCTTCTTAGCAACACCGTTGAGCAGAGCATCGAGATCGGTCCCATCGTCGACAGCTTCCGTCTTCCCAGGATAGCTTTTGATGTTGCTTCCCCAAGCTTGCCTCTTCGGAGCGGCTTCCTCATCGCGAGCTccttcgacctcctccgccttcctctTGTATGCCCGTCGAGATATGCTCTCACCTTCGTCTTCCGACTCGACGTTCTGTGGCTTTTCCACATCGCCTCGCTTCGCATCGGCCAAGATCTCCGCCAACGATCGGTGTCCGCTGACGGCGCCGCCTTCTGCCGGGCCGACTACTCGCTCGGCCACGACGTGATAGTTGCCTACACCCGTGACTTCTTTCTTCAGTTCTTCAGGCAGATCGATGCCCATGGCCGCTAGTTGTTCTGCATGCGCTTTTCTCTGCGCAGCGAGGCTCGATGGCGTCGCTGCAGGTTGTGCCTGGACAGGCCGACTTGGAGGTTGTATGGTGCTTTTATTGCTGCCTGACTTGTCGCCCACCAACCCATTGAGTCGTGCAACTTCATCTTTCGCGCGTTGCTTgtccctctcctctcgctcTCGACCTTTGTGCAGCTCTCGTAGATTTCGCTGGATGTTGTTCTGGTGCTTCCCGCTGGCTTCGTGATTCTTTCGTTCCAGTGGTGAATCGCGGACATACTGGCTGCAGAACTTGCACCAATACGAGGGCGTCGACTTCCAGTATTCCGACATTTTTGGTGATCTGCATCCAGAGGTGGGAAAGTGAAGTGTGAAAGAAGACGGTCCAGGCTCGAACGCTCGAGCCAAGCTCTTTCGAGCTACCTTAGCACTTCGCGTCCTCCAGCTCGCGTAAAGTGGTCTTGTTTCTTATTTATCTCGTCTCTATTCTTGCGGATCGACTCGACAACACGCGCAAGTGACCAGATTGCATACCAGCGCTCTGGAGGGAGACACTCGCGATACTGGTGCACAGAATATGCGCCTGCGCCTACGATGCGCTTCACCAAGCCATCGTGGCTGATTCatggcggagagaagaaagaCCATGAAGTCTACAGTTGTCATGTCTCTCCCGATGGGACACGATTGGCGACAGCGGCCGGCGATGGGCACGTACGAATATGGTCGACGGACGCCATCCTGAACGCATCCGATCCATCCTACACCAAGCCTCGACAGCTGGCTTCCCTCTCCTACCACTCTGGGACTGTGCACTCGGTGCGCTTCAGTCCAAATGGCAAATATCTCGCATCCGGCGCGGACGACAAAATAGTATGTGTCTACACACTGGATCCCGGAGCGCCGCAGCATGCCACGTTTGGCAGTAAGGAAGCTCCACCAGCAGAGAATTGGCGCATTTTCCGGAGGTTGATCGGACACGACAACGATGTGCAAGATTTGGGCTGGAGCTGCGATAGCTCCATTTTGGTATCGGTGGGACTGGATAGCAAGGTCGTGGTGTGGTCAGGGACAACGTTCGAAAAACTTAAGACGCTTGGACAGCACCAGTCGCACGTCAAAGGCATAACATTTGACCCTGCGAACAAGTACTTTGCAACTGCGAGCGATGATCGCAGTATCAAGATCTACCGGTTcacctctccgccgccaaatGCAACCGCCTACGATCAGTCGAGCAATTTCACACTGGAGACGACAGTGACAGCGCCCTTCAGTGCATCACCATTGACGACCTACTTTCGTCGCTGCTCGTGGAGTCCAGAGGGTGCGCACATCGCggccgcgaacgctgttAATGGTCCGGTGAGCTCCGTGGCTATCATTAACAGAGGTAGCTGGGACAGCGAGATCAATCTCATCGGACACGAAGGACCCGTGGAAGTCTGCGCATTTTCACCAAGACTGTTCTGCCGAGAACCTCCCCCTCCACTGCCATATCCTAAGGACTACGTCTCGCCTGGAGCAGTCACTGTCATTGCATGCGCTGGGCAAGACAAGACATTAAGTGTATGGAACACTAGTTTCCCGCGGCCGTTTGTTACCACGACTGAGCTGAGCCACAAGTCGATCACCGATTTGGCATGGGGTCCTGATGGCGAGACTTTGTACCTGACTTCTCTGGACGGCATGATCGCAGCACTTGTGTTCGAAAAGGGGGAGCTAGGATACCCGGCACCCAGCGGCGACTATGACAAAGCGCTAGCGAAATATGGTGCAGGAAGAAGAGTTGGTATTGTCGAAAATACAGACGCTCTGCGTCTAGAGGAAGGTAGTAAGGCTGGTGAGCTGAAGGGCGTGGAAGGGCGCATGGGAGAGCTGATGGGTGACGCTCAAGCACACGCTGGGACACTTGTCAATGGCGATACTCAGATGAAAGACAGCGTTGACGGAGGAGTGACCAATGGCGTGGTCTCGGAGGAAGGCGCGAATGGTACCACACCTGCATCAGCTCCTCCAAAAGATCCACAAGTCGAGAGGGTTGACAAACTCAAGCAACGGGTCACCATTACCAAAGATGGAAAGAAGCGTGTCGCGCCACTACTGCTTTCATCCTCAAATCAAGGAGAAGCGAATTTGCCTCGTCCGCAAATGCAAGCGGCCGTCAGACAAGGCGCTGTGAACGATGAGCCAGCGAAGATCCTGGATCTCAGCAAACCATATGACGGACTTCCGAAGGGCGGGCTCGCCAGTCTCTTGATGGGCAACAAGCGGAAGTACGCAGAGATGACCGACGCCGATGGTGAGGAGAGGGCACACGAAAAGCGTGTCCACGCAGTGCAACAGAACGGCGCCACACCAATCATGCACAATACCGACGCTGGTCTAGCACCTGCTACAGCCGCCACGGCTGCCAAACGCCCGGCCGAAATTCCTGATGTCTTGAGACCAGCCATTGTCAATCCTAGCATGACAGTCAGCCAGGTGAGGCTGGCAGTGCCCATGGTGCGCGGTGTCATCACACGACCACTCGATCCCAACAAGAACCCCGCGGACGGCGCCGAACCGCAAACGAATGCtaacgatgaagacgactcAGCTCTTGTTTTCGAAGCACGCAATGCCATGGGACCATCTCGAACGGGACGACCACAGGACCGGGAGCCGACACGAATTACATTATCAAAACGAGGCCAGACGCTATGGCAGGATTTCATTCCCAGAGCTGTATTACTTGTGACGGGAAATCGAAATTTCTGGGCTGCATCTTGTGAGGACGGATCGCTTCATCTGTGGACTCCAGCCGGTCGAAGACTTCTGAATCCTCTCATATTGGAAGCTCAACCCGTCATACTTGACAGTCGAGGTTGGTGGCTCTCAGCAATAACGGCTGTTGGCCAGTGCTATATTTGGAACATCAAAAACAGAGCAGTCGCTCACCCACCCTTCCATATTGCGCCTGTACTGGACATTTCCTCGCAAACACAGCAGGGACACCTGACAGCAGGCCCTAGCCTCATGTTTGCCCGCCTGAACAGCCAAGGCCGACTTGTCGTTGCGATGAGTAACGGTGATGGCTTCTCGTACAACCCCGATATGCTTACCTGGCAGCGATTGAGCGAAGCCTGGTGGGCGGTTGGCTCGCAGTATTGGAATACGACCGATACCAGCGTCTCGGCAGTGGCCAGCGCTGCTAAGCAAGGAGCTGGGTCCAAATCCACCGATGGTCCTTCATTCCTAGACGAAATCAACCCTGAGAACATCTCGGCCGGCATCATCCCACTTCTCGAACGGAACACTACTTCACAAGCTCTGGTAAAGGGTCGCGCATTCTTCCTTCAACGCCTCGTCAAACAGCTCCTCTCTGCTGAGGGCTTCGAGGGCTTCGAATCAGCCGTCTCAGTAGCACATCTTGAGAACCGGCTGGCGGCTGCTCAGACACTCGCATCAAAGGATGAATTCCGTGTATATCTCATCGTGTATGCAAAACGCATTGGCGCTGAAAGTCTGCGAGGGAAAGTCGAAGAACTGCTCAGAGGCCTAGTGGGCCGAGTCTTTGAGGATGGCGATGCTGATGCAGGGGTTGAGTGGAGTGGAAAGGATGAGAACGATGAGGAGATTGTTGGCTGGAAGCGAATCGAGTTACTTCGAGAAGTCGTCATGGTCTTGGGCAAGCACCGAGACTTGCAACGACTCACCGTACCATATGCGCGATATCTTGAAGTACTGGATGCGGCAAAAGGCGTCAATGGGGATGAGGCCATGATCACGGATGGGTAAAGGTTTGCATACGATGAGTTTCAAAATTCCGGTCTTGTAGTATGACGAGACAGAATACCCCAGCTTGCGAGTCTATAGTGTATCGACAAAAAGATCTCTCGTGCTCTCTCACTGATGTCTCATTTGGATCACGTGCCTCCCATGTGTGAAGCTCGGAGGTCTTTGGCGCGTCCTCCGACATCCGACCCAGAAACTTTTTGGCGTTGGGTCTGATGAACACTTCAACCTCGCAATATCAACTCCACGATGTCCGACAAACCGAGCACGCCTGCTGCTGAGAATGCAGCGGGTGCCAGCTCTGGTGCTCCGAAAGTCGATGCTGGGAGCAGTAGTGCTTCGTCCACGGCGACGAAGAAACCAATCCCGGAGCAGAATCCAGCATTCAAGGCAATGGGTAAAGACAATTCATGATGGGTTGGTCGCTCCTGTACTGATTCTTTAACAGGTCTTCCGAGGATACGACTCCCATCGCGAAACTGGATGATCTTCTGGACGGTTACGGGATCCTTTGCGGGCAGCGTCATCTACGATAAATGGCAGACGAAGCGACTACGCCAGAAGTGGTGCGATCTGGTCGCTCCCATTGCCGACGAACCTCTAGACCCGCACACTGCACCACGTAAAGTCACAATTTACCTATCCGCGCCGCCTGGAGATGGCCTTCGTAGTGCGAGAGAGCACTTTCACGCGTACATCAAGCCAGTGTTGGTGGCAGCAGCTATGGATTGGGACGTGGTCGAGGGACGAAAGGAGGGTGACGTAAGGCATAAGACTGCAACCAAAAtaaggaagatgaggaagagaagggGAGAAGGCGAGCCagtggaggatgatggagagctCACGATCGAGTCAATTCGCGAGAAGAACGGCAGCAAAACGTGGGATGGAGTCGGTGGTGATATTGTCATTGGAAGGCATACATGGAAAGAGTACATCAGAGGTCTACATGAGGGATATCTAGGCCCGGCGGATCTACCCAAAGAGCCAGAGACGGAATCTACAGCTGCGGATAAATCTGCAGCAGCGATCGCTCCCACGGAATCTGCAGCAAGTGGAGCAGCGGTCAACAAGTTGTCCGAAATGCTCCCGGAAGAGCACGGAAAGTCGTCGACTGGAGCTCCTGGCACAGAGGCGCAACCGGGAGATACGAAGCCGACCGAGGAacagaagaaggaagaagagaagaagaaaaaggaagaggcggagaagCCCAAGAGACGCTTCCCACCATCTCCTATCCTTCCTGAGCAATACCAAAATGCTACCCTGGCTCCATCAACGCCAGAGATCATCGGGCCCAGCATGGGTGTGCGAATGCCACATCTCCTTGGAATCAGGAACACACCAATTCGAATGTACCGATTTCTGACTCGACGAAGGCTTGCCGACGACATTGGGCGGCAAGTCGCAACCGCGATCCTCGCTTCGCATCGACCGTATGGAACCGTCGCAGAGGCTGACGAGGACAGCGCTTCTGACACGCCGAGAGAAGTCCCCGAGCAGAAGGCCGTCCTGGATTTTGAAGAGCGAGACTGGTGGAAGACAGCATATCAGCCGCGCAAGGAGCACGAAGAAAGCGTCATCATCGAGCCGATGGCCTTTGACGAACGCATTATCAGTCGGATGCGATCATTTCAGCTCACATCCGAGGATGAAGGCAGAGCGAAGAGGATCCAGGCAGGTACCGAACCGATAACGAAGACAGAAGAGGAGTGAGGGGCGCCTCGCGTGTGCCGCGTGCGGGTTAAAAGAATCATCTCAGCTCCAGCGAATAACGACCATGGAGGGCGTGCTGATCTGCAGAATGAAAGGGAAGGTCGAATCGAACCTCCTGGCTCGAGCAATTCGGCTCATCAGTCCGGCGTGACACACACGGATCGAGTCAGCGAATGGCTCCCAGACCCATTCCGCCATGTCCTTGAGCCCTGAATTTTCGGCTCAAGACGACCATGAGTTGGCCATCTTCCGGATCAACATGTAATAGGAATAATGGTTGTACAGCATACTTCTTGTATATTACTTCGTATTACTGACGAGCCGGATCCCTTTTCGACGCATCTGCCGACATGGGTGATCGACAGATCACCGAGGCTTTGCGGATTTTAGGTTTGCGAGTCTGACATGTGATTCCGACGTCCCCGCCAAGGGACCAGACCGGCCAGAACGTGCATAAAATTTATGGTGGCTCGATCAATTAGGTGCAATCATACCTATGTAGTCTTTGACTGAAACCAGGCGAGTTGAAAGGCTTCCGGCACAAAGGAGGTCTGCATCGGAGGAACTCGTCCAATTTACTTGCCTTGGCTCGGCCCGAACAAGACTACCGTAGATATGAAGTCCAGATGTAGGTTGCGAGTATTTTGCGTGGTCGACATCTTCTTCAGCTTGGAATCCCCGGACCGTTTCTCGTCTGTGATCGTTGCTTCCTACCCTACCTTAGAACTAGCCTTTAGGGCCGGCAGAAAACCGCGGTATCCACTCTCCGCATCCGAAGACGTCCAAAGATCCGGTAGCGCGGGCCCCTCGCACACCGGCGTCGAGTGTTCAGCAGCCTTGGTTCGTCCATTCGTGCACGTATAGCGCACCTTGAATCTCTCTCACCTTCAGCCGCGTATTCGTGCGCTCGCACCCTACCCAGCAAGCCAGCAGACAGCCATCGGATACACTAATAGATCAATGGATATTCGCCATGCTCGCCGGAAGCACGACGGTCGTGGTTGATCGCCCGCGCGCCGGATCAAATACCAGCGGCACTAGCGACGACAGCAATCAAAGCACCAGCACATCTCCCACCTCCGATGCCACCGGCTCCATCGGCAATAGCAACAAGCAACTCGCACGCATCGAGCGTCGACCCGGTCAACAGCGGCGATATGCGCCCAAAACACGGACAGGCTGCATCACATGCAAGTACGTGCAGCGGCGGTTATTCACTCCCATGCATTTGGTTTCAACTGCACCACCCTTCCCTGCTTATCAGATCAACCTCCATCTACACACGTCAGCAATACTGTCAGCCGGCATCTCCTCAAACACATCGTCTTGTTTGATGATCTACTGGACTGACCACAATCTCCTTGGTTTAGAATCCGGAGGGTCAAGTGCGACGAAGGAAAGCCTTACTGTAAACGATGCACCACCACCGGCCGCAAATGCGATGGCTACACGAACCTGGTCGAGCAGAAGCAGCAGCCCAAAGGCACCGAATCTCTGTCCATGGCACTCGTCTCGGGAGTCTCCGCAGATGCGTTTGAACGGAGgaccttcgacttcttccgaGCAAAGACTGCACCGACCGTGTCAGGCTACTTCCAGGACTCTGTCTGGGATCGAATCGTGCTGCAATTGAGCCATAGCGAGCCTGCCGTGAGACATGCCGTGAATGCCCTGGGATCCCTCCACGAGCACTTGTCGGATGTTGGCAACGGAAACGTCAACGACAGTCTGGTGAAGGCCAGCTACCCTACTCAGCAGTACGCCAAGACACTCAGTGCAATGCAGGCGCTAATGCAGGGTGGCAATGCATCCATGGACGTTGTGCTCGTGTGCGCTCTGATATGCATCCACTTCGAGGCTTTACGAGAGGCATTTGTTCCATGCTTGATGCATGTCGAGAATGCAATACAGCTTCTCAATTCCAAGAACGGCACCCTTGATGCTCGGAAAGTCAATCCCAGCCTGGTTCGAGCAATCATGCGGATGGACTTGCAAGGAACCATGTATCTCGGCAGTCGCATACCTGGTCTCTCCTTTTTCAGTGCAGCAGATGACATCCTGCCTTCCTCCTTCCATGACCTCACGCAGGCTCGCGATCTCGTCAATACCTGGTCGAGCCGACTCTACCATTTCATGCGGACCATCGCGGACCACCACAGATTTCAAAGCGTGGGCGATATTGCTCTGGAACACATCGCCAAAGCACAGGAGCTGGAAGCAACATTCCTGGACTTCGATCGTCTCCTATGGGAGTACATGCATAAGCCGTCCGCCAAATTCTCCACACGTGAGCAGCTTGGGCTCGGTATGCTGCGCAGTCGTGTCAAGATGAACCGAATTCTATCATCGACATGTCTTTATGCCGAAGCTTGCAGATTCGACCTTttcctctcggacttcgAGGACATTCTTACCATCTGCTCCTACATCATGAGTAGCGACAACGCCGACAAGCGCTTCTTCGCTGTGAGTCTCGACGAAGGTTTAGTGCAACCTCTCTTCTTCATTGCAACGCACTGCAGAGACGGGAGGTTACGGCACCAGGCACTGGCACATCTCGGCAAATTACCGTCAAAGGAGGGCATCCGCCACGTCACAACTTCGTTGCGCACGGCGGAAGTCTGCGTTGCATTCGAAGAAGCGGACTGCGGCAAACAAATCGCCACTTGCGAGGACATTCCCGAGTGGAAGCGTATTCACAGTGCCAGCTTCGGCGGCTCAAATCTTCATCTGCCCGAGAACAAAGTGCTTATGCATCTTAATCTCCGTCCTAACGGTCTCGACGGCGAATGGGCTGTCTTTGTGGAGGAGCTCGACTGGGCTGCCTCCGGAGACACATTCACTGAGAACTTCATGCTTTTGGGACCGCAATTGCAGCAGTTCTGATTACGACACCGGACTGGGTCAGCAGAATTGGGACACATGAGGCGATGAAGTGAACGGACATCTGCTTTGTCCCCAGGATACATGGCATTCAGATGTTACCCGTGACCTTCGAGGAGAGCAAGAAGCTTGACATCATCTCTACAGCACTCGGAGGCTTCGCTCATGCATCTAGCATATTATCACCCTTTCACGACTCACTCAAGCATGGAATCAGACCAGCTTGGGGTCACGAAGGCCGAGGAGATACAATGGCACCTCGCGAGGCCTCAACTTAACAGCGTGTTCAAGGAACAACAGCAAGGAACCGCCGGAGACCACGACATCAATGGCAAGTCCGTGTGTATCCTGGACTGATCTGAGGAGCTGGCACATGGAGGAAAATCTCAGTATCTCGGTACACCCCTGGAATCGTGTCAGTGGTGATACGGCCAATCGCCAAACTCCTTGGAATTGGTTGACAATGGTCAGCCACTTGAACTGCTTCGGACCATACAAGTTGTGCCGAAATTACTGCGTTTGAACGAGGCAGGACCTCAAGCAAAGAGGTCGACGTACCGATGAACGGGGCGTGAAGCGGAAGAATCAGCAGAGAGATTGCTGATTGGAATACTTACGACAGAATTCGTAAAAAACCATGTACAGTTATTGAACATACAGAGCGGACATGCAGACGTGCCTCGTGGACTTTGAAAAGCACGAGGTTGACGGCATGGGAGAGACAGATTCGTTCAGCTGCAGTTGTAGATATCGAAGACCGCGAAGCTTGAATCGATCAGCTTTTTGGGTCGTTCCTTTCGGCGAGGGCAACGTCGAAGTTCAGGAGGGTCAGAATGCGACCGTGGATCGTACGGCGGGATATGGGCGTCACGAACAGGGCCAGATCATATGCTGGTGCAACTGCCAAGATATTGTGCTCGACGAACCAGCAATTCCGGAGAATGGCGCATGTCGCTCGAATTCAAACTACATCCGCGCAACAGCCTTCGATCGAAACCGGATGCCAGAGGAAGAGACTAGGATCATCCTTCGAGAGCCTCATCCGCCATCACCTATTTGAAGGTCATGAGCATTCTTCAAGATTCTTCAAGACTCAAGATCCCCTCCGCGGACCTTTGCGGCTGCGAATCTTGGTCGCAAAAAATACAGAAACCATGCAGTCCCTTGACAGAGGCGTCGCACGTTCTCCAGCTTTGGCCTTGGCACGAGGAATGGTGCATCGCCCTTCAGCCAATGGTCCATGGCCGATCTTGTTCGCCATGTTACAAGTGGCATTGCATCCGGCATGCTGCTTCCAACGAGCGAGTTGCGCATGGCTCAAGTTGCGCATGGTTGACCACAGTTGGTCGTCTCCCTGCAGCTGTTGTGCCTCCCCGACGCCTCCGCACCATGCCTAATATTTGGGACCCAATATTACATCCCATCGATTCTCCTGAACCAGCAGTCATGCTCGGACGACTTACAATCTTCCAGATGAAAGTGGTCCGCATGTCCATGCTCATGTTGTTGATTATCCTTTCTCATTACTTCGGTCTATCTGTGGTTCTCGAACAGCCATGATCCCTACACGCAAGCTTCGCGGTGCTTGGACAGTGCGCACAACCCATCTTCGCTCGAGCCTGGCCAGGACCAGCTCACCGGCAAGTTGACGTAACGTGCTGATTCCAGAAGACATATAGTAAGCGGAGTCCTCACAACTTTCCTTGCAGACCAAGACACATCACCTCAGCTTCACAAAACTTCAAGCCACCAGCGCAACTTCGGCCACTGAACTTCAGCTACCAATCTCATCAAGACAATGAAGTTCCAaatcctcgccctcgccgcaCTCGGCGGTCTCATCACACCCGCCTTCGCCGTGGGCGTCGTGCCCGACAGCACCTGTACCAGCGCCGACACGAAACCGGACTGCGAATACAATGGAGGTCACGTAGTAAGTCTTCCCGGATCCTCCCAATACTTGTCTTACTTCATGGAGGATGCTCCACTTTTCCATCCAGCTTCAATTCCTGACGAGACATGTCTAGATGCTCTGCAAGCAGGCCGACACCCAAGATCCCAACTGCCCCTGGACTTGGCAAAAGGACGTCAACTGTCCGCCGCAGAACAAACATTGCGTCGAGGGTACCTGTGTCGCCAACTAGACTCTTGGACTGGCGAGACGATCTTGTGGTTGGAGACGTCGATCTTGACCCACTTAATGAAGCGCGT
Coding sequences:
- the HIRA2401 gene encoding histone transcription regulator HIRA, WD repeat superfamily (Histone transcription regulator HIRA, WD repeat superfamily), whose amino-acid sequence is MRFTKPSWLIHGGEKKDHEVYSCHVSPDGTRLATAAGDGHVRIWSTDAILNASDPSYTKPRQLASLSYHSGTVHSVRFSPNGKYLASGADDKIVCVYTLDPGAPQHATFGSKEAPPAENWRIFRRLIGHDNDVQDLGWSCDSSILVSVGLDSKVVVWSGTTFEKLKTLGQHQSHVKGITFDPANKYFATASDDRSIKIYRFTSPPPNATAYDQSSNFTLETTVTAPFSASPLTTYFRRCSWSPEGAHIAAANAVNGPVSSVAIINRGSWDSEINLIGHEGPVEVCAFSPRLFCREPPPPLPYPKDYVSPGAVTVIACAGQDKTLSVWNTSFPRPFVTTTELSHKSITDLAWGPDGETLYLTSLDGMIAALVFEKGELGYPAPSGDYDKALAKYGAGRRVGIVENTDALRLEEGSKAGELKGVEGRMGELMGDAQAHAGTLVNGDTQMKDSVDGGVTNGVVSEEGANGTTPASAPPKDPQVERVDKLKQRVTITKDGKKRVAPLLLSSSNQGEANLPRPQMQAAVRQGAVNDEPAKILDLSKPYDGLPKGGLASLLMGNKRKYAEMTDADGEERAHEKRVHAVQQNGATPIMHNTDAGLAPATAATAAKRPAEIPDVLRPAIVNPSMTVSQVRLAVPMVRGVITRPLDPNKNPADGAEPQTNANDEDDSALVFEARNAMGPSRTGRPQDREPTRITLSKRGQTLWQDFIPRAVLLVTGNRNFWAASCEDGSLHLWTPAGRRLLNPLILEAQPVILDSRGWWLSAITAVGQCYIWNIKNRAVAHPPFHIAPVLDISSQTQQGHLTAGPSLMFARLNSQGRLVVAMSNGDGFSYNPDMLTWQRLSEAWWAVGSQYWNTTDTSVSAVASAAKQGAGSKSTDGPSFLDEINPENISAGIIPLLERNTTSQALVKGRAFFLQRLVKQLLSAEGFEGFESAVSVAHLENRLAAAQTLASKDEFRVYLIVYAKRIGAESLRGKVEELLRGLVGRVFEDGDADAGVEWSGKDENDEEIVGWKRIELLREVVMVLGKHRDLQRLTVPYARYLEVLDAAKGVNGDEAMITDG